A genome region from Triticum aestivum cultivar Chinese Spring chromosome 2B, IWGSC CS RefSeq v2.1, whole genome shotgun sequence includes the following:
- the LOC123040486 gene encoding uncharacterized protein has product MPPPAVRPHGERPPDAGATAARRAERHRAPPAGDRFEGRRRGPGGERRGQGVGPPASSSARTLKGVIRRTRCCGSASSAPARGAGRLVPRQRRRTACLVPRGRRFGLTAIGGPRRLHLAARGDGERVDGRGGAVCRATASAAAEACFEEAAAWTDRRARRTGRAPPLRTQGDGGTATPQSPSATVVAVAATRTLKRMWRGRCCASSWAAPARSTSKLPLTLEDVISKNKKSRRQSSYH; this is encoded by the exons ATGCCGCCGCCGGCGGTTCGGCCTCACGGAGAGCGGCCGCCTGacgcgggggcgacggcggcgcggcgcgcGGAGCGACATCGAGCGCCGCCCGCTGGAGATCGCTTCGAGGGGCGGCGGCGTGGGCCGGGCGGCGAGCGCCGCGGGCAGGGCGTGGGCCCTCCGGCCAGTTCATCTGCCCGGACGCTGAAGGGCGTGATCAGGAGGACGCGCTGCTGCGGCAGCGCCTCGTCCGCACCGGCCCGCGGCGCGGGTCGGCTCGTTCCCCGCCAACGCCGTCGAACGGCGTGCCTCGTGCCGCGCGGCCGGAGGTTTGGCCTCACGGCGATTGGCGGGCCACGTCGGCTGCATTTGGCCGCGCGGGgcgacggggagcgcgtcgatggcCGCGGCGGCGCGGTGTGCAGAGCGACGGCGAGCGCCGCCGCTGAGGCTTGCTTCGAGGAGGCAGCGGCATGGACCGACCGGCGAGCGCGGCGTACGGGGCGTGCCCCTCCTCTCCGTACCCAAGGTGACGGGGGCACTGCAACCCCACAGTCGCCCTCGGCAAccgtggtggcggtggcggctacTCGGACGCTCAAGAGGATGTGGAGGGGGCGCTGCTGCGCCAGCTCCTGGGCCGCGCCGGCTCGTTCGACGTCGAAGCTTCCCCT GACACTGGAGGATGTGATATCCAAAAACAAGAAATCCAGGAGGCAGTCGAGCTACCATTGA